From one Thermoanaerobaculum aquaticum genomic stretch:
- a CDS encoding serine/threonine-protein kinase: MTLTAVGRYQIVRELGRGGMGTVYLAYDPELSRHVAIKGLGTGQATPERRERLRREARAAAALTHPNIAQIYDVITFQDQDFVVMEWVEGQTLADLVASGPLSPGEVARIGAQIARALAFAHRRGIIHRDIKCENVMITPEGVAKVLDFGLAQIQGLPRDQRLTQEGLVVGTSRAMSPEQAMGKPLDHRSDIFSLGSLLYEAATGEPAFAGETVLETMHRVARAEYVPLREKAPHLPRALAEVIERCLERDPDRRFQDASEIAGVLGGVSQTLGTAYLEPVPRATLLVRKLSRHLPYAIGAVLVTSGLLALALLRGWVGAPRPVTVAVMPVSGQLPAEMPLASTAVADALAGFLANLQGLQVVAGREVRSVLREGMGVREAARALGVQELVEATLTPGAEPTTVRVQISRVEGATGRILWSQTLEVAATNPGLLQERVATALQDGFRRFQSRRRPRIPPQEALEAYLEVKRRLDAGKASPAYAEELALLEKVEAAAPDFVDALITHASIERFLGGNLNDPKRLQKAEQLLERAAQLDPEHPEIPLRRAQLAQARGAPEEAAQILRQLTRSRPGDPMAWRVLGTTLAQLQQKEESEKAFARALSLQPNIVIWDQLSSARADWGDFAGARQAAEEILKRAPNDPLGLFRLGYVAALEGDFALCEKLFSQLYPKTNLLLDLLNWGTCAFYLGNLEKALELYTEAQTKAPNDYRSYLNLADTYFWLGDRQKAQLHYQKALELLEANPHPQRYWRDRARILAHLGRLEDAVLAAQKGFEENPNRNWNAFVVAEVAALAGDKTSMMAYTRKALQLRAPKAWFAGPEFAPYRNMPEFQALFKASP; this comes from the coding sequence GTGACACTGACGGCGGTAGGCCGCTACCAAATCGTGCGGGAGCTAGGGCGCGGCGGGATGGGTACCGTGTACCTGGCTTACGACCCCGAGCTTTCCCGCCACGTGGCCATCAAGGGTTTGGGCACCGGCCAAGCCACCCCCGAAAGGAGAGAGCGGCTGCGCCGGGAGGCCAGGGCCGCAGCAGCTCTCACCCACCCGAACATCGCGCAAATTTACGACGTCATTACCTTCCAAGACCAGGACTTCGTGGTCATGGAGTGGGTAGAGGGGCAGACCCTTGCCGATCTCGTGGCCTCCGGACCCCTCTCCCCCGGAGAGGTGGCCCGCATCGGTGCGCAAATTGCCCGCGCCTTGGCTTTTGCCCACCGTCGGGGGATCATCCACCGCGACATCAAGTGCGAAAACGTCATGATCACCCCCGAAGGCGTGGCCAAGGTTTTGGACTTTGGCCTGGCGCAAATTCAGGGGCTGCCCCGCGACCAAAGGCTCACTCAAGAGGGCCTGGTGGTTGGCACCTCCCGGGCCATGTCTCCGGAGCAGGCCATGGGCAAGCCCCTGGACCACCGCTCGGACATCTTCTCCCTGGGCTCGCTGCTGTATGAGGCCGCCACCGGCGAGCCCGCGTTTGCGGGGGAAACCGTTTTGGAAACCATGCACAGGGTGGCCCGGGCGGAATACGTCCCTCTGCGGGAGAAGGCGCCTCACCTGCCCCGGGCGCTGGCGGAGGTCATCGAGCGTTGTCTGGAGCGCGACCCTGACCGAAGGTTCCAGGACGCTTCGGAAATTGCCGGCGTGCTGGGCGGGGTCTCCCAAACCCTGGGCACCGCCTACCTGGAGCCCGTCCCCAGGGCTACGCTCTTGGTGCGCAAGCTCTCCCGTCATTTGCCTTACGCCATCGGGGCGGTGCTGGTCACCTCCGGGCTTTTGGCCCTAGCCCTGCTCCGCGGCTGGGTGGGCGCCCCCAGGCCCGTCACCGTGGCGGTGATGCCGGTCAGCGGCCAGCTTCCGGCGGAAATGCCCCTGGCTTCTACCGCCGTAGCCGACGCTTTGGCGGGCTTTCTCGCCAACCTCCAGGGTCTCCAGGTGGTGGCCGGGCGGGAGGTACGCTCGGTGTTGCGGGAAGGGATGGGGGTGCGGGAAGCAGCGCGGGCCCTGGGGGTGCAAGAGCTGGTGGAAGCCACACTGACCCCAGGGGCCGAACCAACTACGGTGCGCGTACAAATCTCGCGGGTGGAAGGGGCCACCGGACGGATCCTCTGGTCGCAAACTTTGGAAGTAGCCGCCACCAACCCCGGGCTCCTGCAGGAGCGAGTGGCTACCGCGCTGCAGGATGGCTTTCGTCGGTTTCAATCCCGGAGGCGTCCCCGCATCCCGCCGCAAGAGGCGCTGGAGGCGTACCTGGAGGTGAAGCGCCGCCTGGATGCCGGTAAGGCCTCCCCCGCTTACGCCGAAGAGCTGGCGCTTTTGGAAAAGGTGGAAGCCGCCGCACCCGATTTTGTGGACGCCCTCATTACCCACGCCTCCATCGAGCGGTTTCTGGGCGGCAACTTAAACGACCCCAAGAGGCTGCAAAAAGCCGAACAGCTTTTGGAGCGGGCCGCACAGCTCGACCCGGAGCACCCGGAGATCCCCTTACGGCGGGCGCAACTGGCCCAAGCTCGAGGCGCGCCTGAAGAAGCAGCGCAAATCCTCCGCCAGCTTACCCGGTCCCGGCCCGGTGACCCCATGGCCTGGCGCGTCCTAGGTACAACCCTCGCTCAACTGCAACAGAAGGAGGAAAGCGAAAAGGCCTTTGCCCGCGCGTTGAGCTTGCAGCCAAACATCGTAATCTGGGATCAACTCTCATCAGCTCGCGCCGACTGGGGGGATTTTGCCGGGGCTCGCCAAGCTGCCGAAGAAATCCTCAAACGGGCACCCAACGACCCCTTGGGGTTGTTTCGCCTGGGGTATGTAGCGGCTTTAGAAGGTGACTTTGCCCTTTGCGAAAAACTTTTTTCCCAGCTGTACCCGAAGACCAACTTGCTTTTAGACCTTCTTAACTGGGGCACCTGCGCCTTTTATCTGGGAAACCTCGAAAAGGCGCTTGAGCTTTACACCGAAGCACAGACCAAGGCCCCTAACGACTACCGCAGCTACCTCAACCTGGCGGACACCTATTTTTGGCTGGGAGACAGGCAAAAAGCCCAGCTTCACTACCAGAAAGCTCTGGAACTCCTGGAAGCGAACCCCCACCCCCAGCGTTACTGGCGGGACAGGGCGCGGATCCTGGCCCACTTGGGGCGCCTCGAAGATGCAGTCCTGGCTGCCCAAAAAGGCTTTGAGGAAAACCCTAACCGCAACTGGAACGCGTTTGTGGTCGCCGAGGTGGCAGCTCTTGCCGGCGACAAGACCTCGATGATGGCCTATACACGGAAGGCCCTGCAACTGCGGGCCCCGAAAGCATGGTTTGCCGGACCCGAGTTTGCCCCTTACCGAAACATGCCGGAGTTCCAAGCCCTTTTCAAGGCCAGTCCTTAG
- a CDS encoding hybrid sensor histidine kinase/response regulator, with product MDEDRRVNSELSDLLPVFLAEASGRLERLHTLLPRLEEDPESRREAQRELHTLKGAGRMLKLPSLAQLCHELEELVQKTPPGWLASLQRGLDQLASALNQLGKEGQEAPTSGQEAAAPASAPDHVRLSSRDLNTLADRATRIRILARGARVFHQRLRELARLAQEGLHEEDPKQLLAVVVTTLRRLALELELGQTRLQRLAEAHLDHAVSLQMQPLGPFLQNLARHARELARELGKDVQVLLRGEDVRLDRRITKELEEALIHLVRNAVDHGLEPAAERAAAGKPTSGTLTLEATTSGPRVRLVVTDDGRGIDAAKVVEKAIARGLTTKEEAQGLSPEAAFRFLFLSGFSTREEAGAVSGRGIGMDAVAAACARVGGEVEITSTPGRGTRVTLTLPVAQRGEEVLIVKVGELKLLYPKSAVKRFHLLPAQNVVERSSHTFARLGDRLRPFISTHRLFAQPIPAVQVLLEGEAAGVEVAVAVDAVLGEEEVVVRDQTHSQAFPSRFFSGAAVTASGEPMPLISPLALQQARVAPTAKAAPSKPVRKSLKVLLVDDSFVTREMERRLLADAGFSVLVAGDAQEALTILAENPVDCLITDIEMPGMDGLDLTRHVRSLPQLAHLPVIVVSTRDRPEDRLAGLAAGADAYLAKQGLDATELVALVRRLGGRG from the coding sequence TTGGACGAAGATCGTCGCGTGAACAGCGAGCTTTCCGATCTCCTGCCGGTTTTTTTGGCCGAAGCTTCCGGTCGCCTGGAGCGCCTGCACACGCTCTTGCCGCGCCTGGAAGAGGACCCCGAAAGCCGGCGGGAAGCCCAGCGGGAGCTCCACACCCTCAAAGGCGCGGGGAGAATGCTCAAGCTTCCTTCCCTTGCCCAGCTCTGCCACGAGCTCGAGGAGCTGGTGCAAAAGACGCCCCCGGGGTGGCTCGCTTCTCTGCAAAGGGGCCTGGACCAACTGGCCTCGGCCCTCAACCAGCTGGGAAAAGAAGGGCAAGAAGCACCCACTTCAGGACAAGAGGCAGCGGCGCCCGCTTCCGCGCCCGACCACGTGCGCCTGTCCAGTCGCGATTTGAATACGCTGGCCGACCGCGCCACGCGCATCCGCATCCTTGCCCGGGGGGCTCGGGTCTTCCACCAACGCCTGCGCGAGCTGGCAAGGCTGGCGCAGGAAGGGCTCCACGAGGAAGACCCCAAGCAGCTTTTGGCGGTGGTGGTGACTACCCTGCGGCGGCTGGCTCTGGAGCTAGAGCTGGGCCAAACCCGCCTGCAGCGGCTGGCGGAGGCTCACCTCGACCACGCGGTGAGCTTGCAAATGCAGCCTCTAGGCCCCTTCCTCCAGAACCTGGCCCGCCACGCCCGGGAGCTGGCCCGGGAGCTGGGCAAAGACGTGCAGGTGCTGCTGCGCGGTGAGGACGTGAGGTTGGATCGGCGCATTACCAAGGAGCTGGAGGAAGCCCTCATTCACCTGGTTCGCAACGCCGTGGACCACGGCTTGGAGCCAGCCGCTGAACGAGCCGCAGCGGGCAAGCCTACCTCCGGCACCCTGACCCTGGAAGCCACCACCTCGGGGCCGAGAGTTCGGCTGGTGGTAACCGACGACGGCCGCGGCATTGATGCCGCAAAGGTGGTGGAAAAAGCCATCGCCCGGGGCCTCACCACCAAGGAGGAAGCGCAGGGGCTGAGCCCCGAAGCGGCGTTCCGCTTTCTTTTCCTCTCCGGCTTTTCCACACGCGAGGAGGCCGGCGCGGTTTCCGGCCGCGGCATCGGCATGGACGCGGTAGCTGCCGCCTGCGCCCGGGTAGGGGGCGAAGTGGAAATCACCTCCACCCCGGGACGTGGCACCCGCGTCACCCTGACCCTGCCGGTAGCTCAGCGGGGGGAAGAGGTCCTCATCGTCAAGGTGGGCGAGCTCAAGCTGTTGTACCCCAAGTCCGCGGTGAAGCGCTTCCACCTGCTTCCCGCGCAAAACGTGGTGGAAAGGAGCTCCCACACCTTCGCGCGTTTGGGTGACAGGTTGCGCCCCTTTATCTCCACCCACCGGCTCTTCGCCCAACCGATCCCAGCGGTTCAAGTGCTGCTTGAAGGCGAAGCCGCGGGGGTGGAAGTGGCGGTGGCGGTGGATGCGGTGTTAGGGGAGGAGGAGGTGGTGGTGCGCGACCAGACCCACTCCCAAGCCTTCCCCTCCCGTTTCTTTTCGGGGGCAGCGGTCACCGCCAGCGGCGAGCCCATGCCTTTAATCTCGCCCCTGGCCCTGCAACAGGCTCGCGTGGCGCCTACCGCCAAGGCGGCACCCTCAAAGCCGGTGAGGAAAAGCCTCAAGGTGCTGCTGGTGGATGACTCCTTCGTCACCCGGGAAATGGAGCGCAGGTTGCTGGCCGATGCCGGTTTTTCGGTGCTGGTGGCCGGGGATGCCCAGGAGGCCCTCACCATCCTGGCGGAAAACCCTGTGGACTGCTTGATCACCGACATTGAAATGCCGGGAATGGATGGGCTCGACCTTACCCGCCACGTGCGCTCGCTGCCGCAGCTGGCCCACTTGCCGGTGATCGTGGTGTCCACCCGTGACCGCCCCGAAGATCGCCTGGCGGGGCTCGCGGCCGGCGCCGATGCTTACCTTGCCAAGCAAGGCCTGGATGCCACCGAACTGGTGGCGCTGGTACGCCGTCTGGGAGGGCGGGGCTGA
- a CDS encoding chemotaxis protein CheW — MTAEAGSRRFLLLSAGDRLAAVDARQVRRILRALPTVPLPGAQPELLGLAEFGGEPLPVLDLAQLIGAKPGQPASFPVTVVVWVGPPSQRELVGLAADAAVDLVFLSPEQVVPTGEGLVVGEAALPQGTAEVLDLSRLGAL; from the coding sequence ATGACGGCCGAAGCCGGAAGCCGGCGCTTCTTGCTCCTTTCTGCTGGTGATCGCCTGGCCGCCGTAGACGCCCGGCAAGTGCGCCGCATCCTCCGCGCCTTGCCCACGGTTCCGCTGCCTGGAGCGCAGCCGGAGCTTTTGGGGTTGGCCGAGTTTGGAGGGGAACCGCTGCCGGTTTTGGATCTGGCCCAGCTCATTGGCGCCAAACCTGGTCAGCCCGCAAGCTTCCCGGTAACAGTTGTGGTCTGGGTGGGTCCCCCATCCCAGCGGGAGCTGGTGGGCCTGGCCGCCGATGCCGCGGTGGATTTGGTGTTTCTCAGCCCAGAGCAGGTGGTGCCCACCGGCGAGGGCCTGGTGGTGGGAGAGGCAGCCCTGCCCCAAGGGACAGCCGAAGTTCTGGACCTCTCGCGCTTAGGAGCCTTATGA
- a CDS encoding CheR family methyltransferase yields MPAPALPEPSVRQLAQLVEQVSGNVVPESFFPFLAEVAQERRVARGFANLSDYVKALASGRLSEEWRQLLAAITIKESSFFRTPQHFEALKDQIIPLLVKTRHASRTLRLWSAGCARGEEPATLAMVLAEHPLLSGWSWSILATDVDEEALEAARRGFYSERAVAAVPAELKERYFTPQAGGWLLSPRLLQRITYRYLNLIAEPFPSFPQPFDIIMLRNVLIYFRLASQKRVLANIATALAPDGFLFLGPAETVWQVSDRFEPVDLGTCFVYRPQVAGRSTPTRPRPTPPRKPQKPAVPERKTPPPQPKQEAPPAAPKPETEPLAEAVAFLTQGRLGEAQEALRQLLAANPADAQAHALEGYIHEVAGRPAEAIAAFRACLYLEPDLFQARLLLAHALRRAGETTRAQAEYRHLLSTLAGGGGRELDRLAALPLPTREQAARQAQAALEGLQSP; encoded by the coding sequence ATGCCGGCGCCAGCGCTCCCTGAGCCTTCCGTCAGACAGCTGGCTCAGCTGGTAGAACAGGTCAGCGGCAACGTGGTGCCGGAGAGCTTTTTCCCTTTCCTCGCCGAGGTGGCCCAGGAGCGGCGTGTGGCCCGCGGTTTTGCCAACCTCTCGGACTACGTCAAGGCCCTGGCCTCGGGCCGCCTCTCCGAGGAGTGGCGACAGCTTCTGGCCGCCATTACCATCAAGGAATCATCGTTCTTTCGCACGCCCCAGCATTTCGAGGCTTTGAAGGATCAAATCATTCCGCTTTTGGTGAAAACAAGACACGCGTCGCGCACCTTGCGCCTGTGGAGCGCGGGGTGTGCCCGGGGGGAAGAGCCGGCCACCCTGGCCATGGTGCTGGCGGAGCACCCGCTGCTTTCCGGCTGGAGCTGGAGCATCCTGGCTACCGACGTGGACGAAGAAGCCCTGGAAGCGGCCCGTCGGGGTTTTTACAGTGAAAGAGCTGTGGCTGCCGTGCCTGCCGAGCTCAAAGAGCGCTACTTCACGCCCCAGGCCGGCGGTTGGCTGCTCTCCCCACGTCTTTTGCAACGCATTACTTACCGCTATTTGAATTTGATAGCGGAACCGTTTCCGTCCTTCCCGCAACCCTTCGACATCATCATGCTCCGCAACGTGCTCATTTACTTTCGGCTGGCCTCGCAAAAGCGGGTGCTGGCCAACATCGCCACAGCCCTGGCCCCCGATGGCTTTTTGTTCCTGGGGCCGGCAGAAACCGTGTGGCAGGTGAGCGACCGCTTCGAGCCCGTGGATTTGGGCACCTGCTTCGTGTACCGCCCCCAGGTTGCCGGACGCTCTACGCCCACGCGCCCCAGGCCCACACCGCCAAGGAAACCGCAAAAGCCCGCGGTTCCGGAAAGAAAAACGCCGCCGCCTCAGCCCAAACAAGAAGCGCCACCGGCAGCGCCCAAGCCCGAAACCGAACCACTGGCGGAAGCGGTGGCGTTTCTCACCCAGGGCCGCCTCGGGGAAGCCCAGGAAGCGTTACGCCAGCTTCTGGCCGCCAACCCCGCGGACGCCCAGGCCCACGCCCTGGAAGGCTACATCCACGAGGTGGCAGGCCGCCCTGCGGAAGCCATTGCCGCGTTTCGTGCTTGTCTTTACCTGGAGCCCGACCTCTTCCAGGCCCGGCTGCTCTTAGCCCACGCCCTCCGGCGCGCTGGAGAAACCACCCGCGCCCAGGCGGAGTACCGGCACTTGTTGAGCACGCTGGCCGGCGGGGGTGGAAGAGAGCTGGACCGCTTAGCCGCGCTTCCACTTCCCACCCGCGAACAAGCGGCCCGGCAAGCCCAAGCGGCCCTGGAGGGGCTGCAAAGCCCTTAA
- a CDS encoding GGDEF domain-containing response regulator: protein MNRTRVLVIDDSHLARALVVRALTQAGFEVLEAADGVEGAVAAFRTLPHVVLTDLEMPTMDGNQLLRLLKSDPATASIPVIILTSHGEAPSRFWGLATGADAYITKDASPQELVEAVEKLASRSSPTPKVTGPLPQGPLDVLARVARTLDQALMKATLTSSLLAQGMGSPDLVTACRRVVGLLREVVDGEVFALGVAEAHTVSMYVNATSEIPLAAFDAVNKAVLDRLPVTPGAEVELTYDGEHNHDPFHQSLEVLQFFQLPLRDAEGVLAILPKDSASFTALSLPLISELVNHLALVLDNARLAQRLRELSSLDSLTRLLNHRSIFERLGEELVRANRRGLPVSVVLCDFDHFKNINDTYGHLAGDAVLRAAAQLFRQLLRTSDALGRYGGEEFMMVLPETGLEAGAHTAERLRQALAKQSVALASGDKVHITASFGVACSAEVVGPPTPDALVALADMRLYQAKAAGRNCVKP, encoded by the coding sequence ATGAACCGGACCAGGGTATTGGTCATTGATGACTCCCACCTGGCCCGGGCGCTGGTGGTGCGCGCCCTCACCCAGGCTGGGTTTGAGGTTCTGGAAGCCGCCGACGGCGTGGAAGGCGCGGTTGCGGCATTCCGCACCTTGCCTCATGTGGTGCTCACCGACCTGGAAATGCCCACCATGGACGGCAACCAGCTCCTCCGCCTGCTCAAGAGCGACCCGGCCACCGCCTCCATTCCCGTGATCATCCTCACCAGCCACGGGGAGGCACCCTCGCGGTTTTGGGGGTTGGCCACCGGCGCCGATGCCTACATCACCAAGGACGCCTCCCCCCAGGAGCTGGTGGAAGCCGTGGAAAAGCTAGCCTCCCGCTCCAGCCCCACGCCCAAGGTCACGGGTCCCTTGCCCCAAGGGCCTCTGGACGTGCTGGCGCGGGTTGCCCGCACACTGGACCAGGCGCTCATGAAGGCCACGCTCACCAGCTCGCTTTTGGCCCAGGGCATGGGCAGCCCGGATTTGGTCACCGCTTGCCGTCGCGTGGTGGGGCTCTTGCGGGAAGTGGTTGACGGGGAGGTTTTTGCCCTGGGGGTGGCGGAAGCGCACACCGTCAGCATGTACGTGAACGCCACCTCGGAAATACCGCTGGCGGCTTTCGATGCGGTGAACAAAGCGGTTTTAGATCGTCTGCCGGTAACCCCGGGGGCCGAGGTGGAACTCACTTACGACGGCGAACACAACCACGACCCTTTCCACCAGAGCCTGGAAGTCCTTCAGTTTTTCCAGCTGCCGTTACGGGATGCCGAGGGGGTCCTGGCCATCCTGCCCAAAGACAGTGCCTCCTTTACCGCCCTTTCGCTGCCGCTGATTTCCGAGCTGGTGAACCACCTGGCCCTGGTCCTGGACAACGCCCGCTTGGCCCAGAGGCTGCGGGAGCTTTCGTCGTTGGACAGCCTCACCCGCCTTTTGAACCACCGCTCCATCTTCGAGCGGCTGGGGGAGGAGCTGGTTCGTGCCAACCGCCGCGGGCTGCCGGTTTCCGTGGTCCTATGCGACTTTGACCACTTCAAGAACATCAACGACACCTACGGGCACCTGGCCGGTGATGCGGTACTGCGGGCTGCGGCTCAGCTCTTCCGGCAATTATTGCGCACCTCAGATGCCCTGGGTCGTTACGGGGGCGAGGAGTTCATGATGGTGCTCCCGGAAACGGGTCTTGAAGCAGGCGCCCACACCGCTGAGCGGTTGCGTCAAGCGCTGGCAAAACAGAGTGTTGCCCTGGCTTCCGGTGACAAGGTCCATATCACCGCCTCTTTTGGGGTGGCCTGTAGCGCCGAAGTGGTGGGACCTCCAACCCCCGATGCCTTGGTGGCCTTGGCCGACATGCGCCTTTACCAGGCCAAGGCCGCCGGCCGCAACTGTGTCAAGCCCTAA
- the cheB gene encoding chemotaxis-specific protein-glutamate methyltransferase CheB has product MVRVLIVDDSPTVRAVLRRLLASHADLQVAGEATNGQEAVDLVLKLRPDVVLTDVEMPVMNGLDAIGRIMEMRPTPILVITSRATRDRLAVAFEAVRRGALEVLPKPEAPEGWKELAQRLPELVRTAAGLPAHRPVLKSPRRLPRIAPRVVEWILLGASTGGPGALRAFLAALPPAVQVPILVVQHIAPGFEEGLAHWLARETGRDVRVAESREQLKPGAVRLAPANAHLRLAADGTLEVDTETPPRQGHRPSVDVLFESTLALRPAHVVAVLFSGMGSDGASGLLQLKRAGAVTAVQDEASSAVFGMPKQALELGATEVALPPEELAHFVAVTCGEEG; this is encoded by the coding sequence ATGGTCCGGGTACTCATCGTGGACGACTCCCCCACGGTGCGGGCCGTGCTCCGTCGGCTGCTTGCCTCCCATGCCGATTTGCAGGTGGCCGGTGAAGCCACCAACGGCCAGGAGGCCGTGGATTTGGTGCTCAAGCTGCGGCCGGATGTGGTGCTCACCGACGTGGAAATGCCGGTGATGAACGGCCTGGACGCCATTGGGCGCATCATGGAGATGCGGCCCACGCCGATCTTGGTGATCACCTCCCGCGCTACCCGTGACCGCTTGGCCGTGGCCTTCGAGGCCGTCCGCCGGGGGGCCTTGGAGGTTTTGCCCAAGCCGGAGGCTCCGGAGGGTTGGAAAGAGCTGGCCCAGCGGTTGCCGGAGCTCGTTCGCACCGCCGCAGGTCTTCCCGCCCATCGCCCGGTGCTCAAAAGCCCCCGCCGCCTTCCCCGGATAGCACCGCGGGTGGTGGAGTGGATCCTCCTGGGGGCCTCCACCGGCGGCCCCGGGGCGCTCCGGGCCTTTCTGGCGGCGCTGCCTCCGGCCGTCCAGGTCCCCATCCTGGTGGTGCAGCACATTGCCCCCGGATTCGAAGAGGGCCTTGCCCATTGGCTGGCACGGGAAACCGGCCGCGACGTGCGGGTGGCGGAGTCCAGGGAACAACTCAAGCCGGGGGCGGTGAGGCTCGCCCCCGCCAACGCCCACCTGCGGCTGGCGGCAGACGGCACCCTCGAGGTGGACACCGAGACCCCCCCGCGGCAGGGGCACCGCCCTTCGGTGGATGTGCTTTTTGAGTCGACCCTGGCCCTGCGGCCGGCCCACGTGGTGGCCGTGCTCTTTTCGGGGATGGGCAGCGACGGCGCTTCGGGGCTTTTGCAACTGAAACGGGCAGGGGCCGTAACAGCAGTGCAAGACGAGGCAAGCTCGGCGGTGTTCGGAATGCCCAAACAGGCTCTCGAGCTGGGGGCAACCGAGGTGGCCCTCCCTCCCGAAGAACTCGCCCACTTTGTAGCCGTGACTTGCGGGGAGGAAGGATGA
- a CDS encoding methyl-accepting chemotaxis protein, which yields MKEQEKTVMLVPIFGVVLLGLLGLLGFSGVLAATYYGLPRWVFDTYLVVALGILGLYIGLVLQPARKFTRRFARLAAQAEKTEKAFEHVLKHLQAGDLVAAQQAARELPEQVEDQFLSANRAVSALVQQILTSSVDIAVAGQEVQNTASELASGSSEQAAAVVEITATMEELARTAAQIATNAANQADLAAQAEEAGTMGAAAVEDAVRGVEEVQKRIAAIATRADSLGTRSREIYRVLDLITEIAQETHILALNAAIEATAAGEHGRRFSVVADEVRRLAERSRESVESVRTLLEEFSASIRATVVATEESSKEVSKVLERARAATASIEQLRGAVSETAHAAREISLATQQQRSASDQVVLTLKEVSQVIQKMAEGLKAFSATAERLNQLALSIQLLTQSFHLDSPRSVKHIAQTLADALGAEAGHWEALDSTFVQALKQHRFLENAFLTDPEGNLVAFTPNPELRLPDTAIPVAVGQNLSERPWFQAVMRDRRTTLTPVYTSLLTGQKCFTVAAPVYDPQGRLAGVLGLDVNATSWTKIVA from the coding sequence ATGAAAGAGCAGGAAAAGACCGTGATGCTGGTCCCGATCTTCGGGGTGGTGCTTTTAGGCCTTTTGGGCCTGCTGGGTTTTTCGGGGGTTCTGGCGGCCACTTATTACGGCTTGCCGCGGTGGGTTTTCGACACGTACCTCGTGGTGGCTTTGGGCATCCTGGGCCTGTACATCGGGTTGGTGCTGCAGCCCGCCCGCAAGTTCACGCGCCGGTTTGCCCGCCTGGCCGCGCAGGCGGAAAAGACCGAAAAGGCCTTTGAACACGTGCTCAAGCACCTCCAAGCGGGGGACTTGGTGGCCGCCCAGCAGGCCGCCCGCGAGCTACCAGAACAGGTGGAGGACCAGTTTTTGTCGGCCAACCGGGCGGTAAGCGCCCTGGTGCAGCAAATCCTCACCAGCTCGGTGGATATTGCGGTGGCCGGCCAAGAGGTGCAAAACACCGCTTCAGAGCTAGCTTCGGGCTCTTCCGAACAGGCCGCAGCGGTGGTGGAAATCACCGCCACCATGGAGGAGTTGGCCCGCACCGCCGCGCAAATTGCCACCAACGCCGCCAACCAAGCAGACCTGGCCGCGCAAGCGGAGGAAGCGGGGACCATGGGTGCCGCTGCTGTGGAGGATGCGGTGCGGGGGGTAGAAGAAGTGCAGAAGCGCATTGCCGCCATTGCCACCCGCGCCGATTCCCTGGGTACCCGTTCCCGGGAGATCTACCGGGTTTTGGACCTCATCACCGAAATTGCCCAGGAAACCCATATTTTGGCCCTCAACGCGGCCATCGAGGCCACCGCCGCCGGTGAGCACGGCAGGCGTTTTTCAGTGGTGGCCGATGAGGTGCGGCGTCTGGCGGAGCGCTCCCGGGAATCGGTGGAATCAGTGCGTACGCTCCTCGAGGAGTTTTCCGCCTCCATCCGCGCCACGGTGGTGGCCACCGAGGAATCCTCCAAGGAAGTGAGCAAGGTTTTGGAGCGGGCCAGGGCGGCCACGGCCAGCATCGAGCAGCTGCGGGGGGCGGTGAGCGAAACCGCCCATGCCGCCCGCGAGATTTCCCTGGCCACCCAGCAGCAGCGAAGCGCTTCCGACCAGGTGGTCCTCACGCTGAAGGAGGTGAGCCAGGTGATCCAAAAGATGGCGGAAGGGTTGAAGGCTTTCTCCGCCACCGCCGAACGGCTCAACCAGCTCGCCCTGTCCATTCAGCTTTTGACCCAGTCCTTCCACCTGGACTCCCCCCGCTCGGTCAAACACATCGCCCAGACCCTGGCCGACGCCCTGGGGGCAGAAGCTGGCCACTGGGAAGCTCTCGACAGCACCTTTGTCCAAGCCCTCAAACAGCACCGCTTTCTGGAAAACGCCTTCCTCACCGACCCCGAAGGCAACCTGGTGGCGTTTACGCCCAACCCCGAGCTGCGGCTTCCCGATACTGCCATCCCGGTGGCGGTGGGTCAAAACCTCTCCGAGCGCCCCTGGTTCCAGGCGGTCATGCGGGACAGACGGACGACCCTCACGCCCGTCTACACCTCCCTGCTTACCGGTCAAAAGTGCTTTACCGTGGCAGCGCCGGTCTATGACCCGCAAGGTCGTCTGGCGGGGGTCTTGGGGTTGGATGTGAACGCCACATCTTGGACGAAGATCGTCGCGTGA